In the genome of Rhodanobacter soli, the window GGCGAGTTGCTGCTGTCCAATCTCGAGTACAAGTCGTTCATCGACTTCTCCACCGACCTGCTCGGGCCCTGGGCCGGGTTCTTCTGCGGCTGGACCTACTGGTTCTGCTGGATCATCACCGCGATCGCCGACGTGATCGCGATTGCGGCGTATGCGCAGTTCTGGTTTCCGGGGCTGGCGCCGTGGATCCCCGCGGTGCTGTGTGTGCTGTTGCTGCTGAGCCTGAACCTGGTGACGGTGAAGCTGTTCGGCGAGATGGAGTTCTGGTTCGCGCTGATCAAGATCATCGCGATCTGCGCACTGATCGTGACCGGTTTCGCGCTGGTGGCCTGGGGTTTCCGCTCGCCGTCGGGGCACGTGGCTTCGTTCGCCAACCTGTGGAATGACGGGGGCGTGTTCCCGAAGGGAATGAGCGGTTTCTTCGCCGGCTTCCAGATCGCGGTGTTCGCCTTCGTCGGCATCGAGCTGGTCGGCACCACCGCCGCCGAGACGGCCGATCCGAAGCGCAACCTGCCCAAGGCGATCAACTCGATCCCGGTGCGCATCATCATCTTCTACGTGCTGGCCCTGGTCGCGATCATGGTGGTGACGCCGTGGCGCCTGGTGGAGCCGGGCAAGAGTCCGTTCGTGGAGCTGTTCGTGCTGGCCGGCATCCCGGCCGCGGCCAGCCTGATCAACTTCGTGGTGCTGACCTCGGCCACGTCCTCGGCCAACAGCGGCATCTTCTCGACCAGCCGCATGCTCTATGGCCTTGCCGAGGAGCAGCACGCGCCGAAGACGTTCGCGCGGCTGTCGCGGGCGGCGGTGCCGTCGCTGGGCCTGCTGTTCTCCTGCTTCTGCCTGCTGCTGGGCGCGGCGATGATCTACCTGATCCCCGATCTGGTCACCGCGTTCACCCTGATCACCACGCTGTCCGCGGTGCTCTTCATGTTCGTGTGGTCGCTGATCCTGTTTGCCTATATCGCCTATCGGCGCAAGCGCCCGCAGCTGCATGAGGCATCCATCTACAAGATGCCCGGCGGCGTGTTCATGTGTTACGTCTGCCTGGCTTTCTTCGTGTTCGTGCTGGTGCTGCTGAGCCTGCAGCCGGATACCCGCGAAGCCCTGATCGCCAGTCCGGTGTGGTTCGTGCTGCTGGCCATCGGCTACCTGTGGAAGGGACGCCAGGCACGCCGGGCCGCGGTTCTGCCCGCCGAGTAATTCTTCGGTCGAACGCGTCGGCAGCGCTGTGCATGACCAACGGCAGCATCTGCGATCGTGGGTCCGAGGTGAGGTCGCCTTTCTGGAACAGATCCTGTGCGTGACATCGCGCACAGGATCGGTTGCTCTGTGTGTTCCAGGGCGGGTTATTAGGGATTGCTGGCAGAGTACTGGTCGTGGATCTTCACCTGGCTCCAGGTGGGATGTTGCGGCCAGCCCGCGGGCGAATCCTCCCAGACTTCCTGGCGGCCCCACG includes:
- the cycA gene encoding D-serine/D-alanine/glycine transporter, which produces MTASLEHPDHLRRSLSNRHLQLIAIGGAIGTGLFMGSGKTISLAGPSILLVYLIIGVMLFFVMRAMGELLLSNLEYKSFIDFSTDLLGPWAGFFCGWTYWFCWIITAIADVIAIAAYAQFWFPGLAPWIPAVLCVLLLLSLNLVTVKLFGEMEFWFALIKIIAICALIVTGFALVAWGFRSPSGHVASFANLWNDGGVFPKGMSGFFAGFQIAVFAFVGIELVGTTAAETADPKRNLPKAINSIPVRIIIFYVLALVAIMVVTPWRLVEPGKSPFVELFVLAGIPAAASLINFVVLTSATSSANSGIFSTSRMLYGLAEEQHAPKTFARLSRAAVPSLGLLFSCFCLLLGAAMIYLIPDLVTAFTLITTLSAVLFMFVWSLILFAYIAYRRKRPQLHEASIYKMPGGVFMCYVCLAFFVFVLVLLSLQPDTREALIASPVWFVLLAIGYLWKGRQARRAAVLPAE